Part of the Paenibacillus sp. FSL R7-0273 genome is shown below.
CCTGTACAGCCTCCTTCAGATCAGCGCCATATTCGGCAGTGAATCGCGGAAGGCCGACGGTTCCGAACCTCTCCGCGAACTGGTCTCCGGCAGGCAACCCGCCCTGAAGCACCTCATCTACAGACCAATCCTCAGACGGCAGAATGACCAGCATTTCCATCTGACCTTCCCCGTAAGGCAGACGTACAGCCTGCCAGTCCTTAGTCTCTGCATAAGCAAAGTTGCCGGTTTGCTTCATCATCATCACTTCTGCCGGGGTATTATTCCCCGAGTGGAATTCCGCAGGCTCAGAGCGCTCTACAGGAAACTTCTCTTGCCAGGCTCCTTTAAAATACAAGGCGTTGACCAGCAGCGCCACCGTATTGCCTCCGGGCGGCTGTTCAAGCATCCTGTCTATTTTGCCCGCCGTATGGTCTGCAACCCACTGGTTCACCTTGACTACAGTCTTCTCCGCAGACAGGTCTGTTGTGCGAACCTGCGCCCCATAGCTGGTTTCGGCTGCTTTCAGATAATGCTTGTGCAGCCTTATGCCGTTCTCTACCCACACCGAATTGGCCAGCTCTAGCTGAATGCCGGGTCCGGCATTGTTCAGCAGCGGCAGCAATGCCTTGTTGCCGGCATTCAGCTGCTCCAGCTCCCCGGGAGCATAGCCCAGCAGCCCGCCAAGCTCCGCTGCCGTCTCACCGCTGCTGCCGTTGTAAGCAAGCGCCAGCGCAGCTGAAATACTGTAGGGTGAAATTGTCAGATTGCCTTCAGCCCTGCCCTGCTCCCTCAGCTTGCTAAGCAGCCGCAGGCCAAGCTCATTGCTCTGCCTGGCAAGCCGGGCATCCAGCTTCGCGGCTGACGCTGCACGTTCACTGTAGTTCATCTTTGAGCTGGCAGCAGAGTCGCCGGCAACGTCACCAGAGCTGCCTGAACCGCAGCCGGCCAGCAGAACACACGGAAGCAGCAGGATACATAGATGCAGTACCGTTCTTTTTTTCATGAAACGTCCCCCTTTTATCTCAATCCATTCAGGCAAATGCTGATATACCTTACCTGACGAGTATAAATGGAAAATGTTTCAATTCAGCTTAAACGTTAGGTATCACCGGCAGCATAACATGGCTCGGATGCTCTGAGTCATGACAAATCGTCTGCTGAACAATCACCGCTTCCGTATCCTCATACGGATCCTTGCCGGTATTCGTATTCGGGAAGGCGACAAATTTGCTGGAAGACGTAACTGTGAGGCGGATGCGGTGTCCGGCGGCGAAGGTATGGGCG
Proteins encoded:
- a CDS encoding serpin family protein; the protein is MKKRTVLHLCILLLPCVLLAGCGSGSSGDVAGDSAASSKMNYSERAASAAKLDARLARQSNELGLRLLSKLREQGRAEGNLTISPYSISAALALAYNGSSGETAAELGGLLGYAPGELEQLNAGNKALLPLLNNAGPGIQLELANSVWVENGIRLHKHYLKAAETSYGAQVRTTDLSAEKTVVKVNQWVADHTAGKIDRMLEQPPGGNTVALLVNALYFKGAWQEKFPVERSEPAEFHSGNNTPAEVMMMKQTGNFAYAETKDWQAVRLPYGEGQMEMLVILPSEDWSVDEVLQGGLPAGDQFAERFGTVGLPRFTAEYGADLKEAVQALGVKIPFDPAQADFSALADVDMPIFIGSIIHKTYIEVNEAGTEAAASTLVAMDAGAAPTADLPFELTADRPFIFIIEDRQTGLWLFLGTIGKPLPAE